A window of Pirellula sp. SH-Sr6A contains these coding sequences:
- a CDS encoding amidoligase family protein codes for MNANEIFFGLEFETTLPNSDTTPIGPYHNGYQVPWLPTGWKAERDGSIRPENPCRKGCEFVSPKLKGYEGLKQIEEAIDKINEHGGRVNPSCGLHVSVEWNGDAAALARLISLVGNHEKAIFASTGTRRREQTIYTKQIKQYGDKDAAKNRCEADRYHLLNLTHLAAGKNRIEFRAFAGTLNKTKVVGYLMMVLGLVELALNTKRCSDWDYIKKEGTKSCWDRPGAGLGETELNRLFYRLGWTKGWYKGALRDKVYGEIAGETNPEWKKIKSKLLELARKYDRAA; via the coding sequence ATGAACGCAAACGAAATTTTCTTTGGTCTGGAGTTTGAGACGACTCTTCCAAACAGTGACACTACACCCATCGGCCCGTACCACAACGGATACCAAGTCCCTTGGTTGCCAACCGGATGGAAGGCAGAACGCGACGGTAGCATCCGCCCCGAGAACCCATGCCGCAAAGGATGCGAGTTCGTAAGCCCCAAGCTCAAAGGGTACGAAGGCCTGAAGCAAATCGAAGAAGCGATCGATAAGATCAACGAACACGGAGGAAGGGTCAATCCAAGCTGTGGGCTCCACGTTTCGGTTGAGTGGAATGGCGACGCAGCAGCACTCGCACGATTGATCTCCCTGGTTGGCAACCACGAGAAAGCGATTTTCGCGAGTACTGGGACTCGCCGCCGCGAACAAACGATCTACACCAAGCAGATCAAGCAGTATGGCGACAAAGACGCTGCGAAGAACCGATGCGAAGCGGATCGCTACCACCTGCTGAACCTTACCCACCTGGCTGCCGGCAAGAACCGAATCGAATTCCGGGCTTTCGCCGGAACGCTTAACAAAACCAAGGTGGTTGGATACCTGATGATGGTTTTGGGATTGGTCGAGCTCGCCTTGAATACCAAGCGATGTAGCGATTGGGACTACATCAAGAAGGAAGGTACCAAGAGCTGCTGGGATCGACCAGGTGCCGGCCTCGGAGAAACCGAGCTCAACCGATTGTTCTACCGACTCGGGTGGACCAAGGGTTGGTACAAGGGGGCACTTCGCGACAAGGTCTACGGAGAGATCGCAGGGGAAACCAATCCAGAATGGAAGAAGATCAAAAGCAAACTCCTCGAACTTGCCCGCAAATACGACCGTGCGGCCTAA
- a CDS encoding DUF4314 domain-containing protein codes for MRIRLRKGDRIRLVSMPHDPDPIPVGTLGTVIAIHEHQDWAQVEVDWDNGRSLMLTMPDDCVAIIEPNHQEPSK; via the coding sequence ATGCGTATTCGATTGAGAAAGGGAGACCGTATACGGTTGGTCTCCATGCCACACGATCCGGATCCCATTCCTGTTGGAACACTCGGAACGGTCATCGCAATTCATGAACATCAAGATTGGGCACAAGTCGAAGTCGACTGGGACAACGGCCGCTCGCTCATGTTGACGATGCCCGATGATTGCGTCGCCATCATCGAACCCAACCACCAGGAACCATCGAAGTAA
- a CDS encoding phage portal protein — MFKLLSGILSKNGDRKDRSLVRGRSARHPWSLVRLLGRYDAATTTIDNVRHWAAADGLSASAANSPEVRRTLRNRSRYEIANNSYARGISLTLANDCVGTGPRLQMLTADAFANRFVEQEFFAWADAVGLAEKLRTMRLARVSDGESFGLLTSNPRIDSPVQLDLKLVEAEQVTSPLLAFDSYRYLDGIRFDEHGNPIPPPLPNIIRPRLPPHHPYHLPPGYHWPDNLPPGHPGHDVKPPKPPGGSGDAGSEGSGDEAGSGNSEGC, encoded by the coding sequence ATGTTTAAGTTGTTGTCAGGGATTCTGAGCAAGAACGGCGATCGCAAAGATCGATCGCTCGTCCGTGGACGCTCGGCCCGACACCCCTGGTCGTTGGTGAGATTGCTTGGACGCTACGACGCTGCCACCACCACGATCGACAACGTTCGCCACTGGGCGGCCGCCGACGGACTATCGGCCAGTGCGGCCAATAGCCCTGAAGTGCGCCGCACGTTACGCAACCGTTCGCGATACGAGATCGCCAACAACTCTTACGCTCGTGGCATCTCGCTGACTCTTGCTAACGACTGTGTTGGTACTGGACCTCGATTGCAGATGCTAACTGCGGATGCGTTCGCCAACCGGTTTGTTGAGCAGGAGTTCTTCGCTTGGGCTGATGCTGTTGGCCTGGCAGAAAAGCTACGCACGATGCGGCTCGCTCGCGTGTCGGACGGTGAATCGTTTGGCTTGTTAACTAGTAACCCACGAATCGATTCGCCGGTTCAACTCGATCTGAAACTCGTCGAGGCAGAACAGGTTACATCGCCGCTGTTGGCCTTCGACAGTTATCGCTATCTCGATGGAATTCGCTTCGACGAGCACGGTAACCCAATACCGCCTCCACTGCCCAACATCATCAGGCCGCGGCTACCTCCGCATCATCCATACCATCTGCCTCCTGGCTACCACTGGCCAGACAACTTGCCCCCAGGGCATCCAGGCCACGACGTGAAACCACCGAAGCCACCAGGCGGAAGTGGCGACGCAGGCAGCGAAGGCTCGGGAGATGAAGCTGGCTCTGGTAATTCGGAAGGATGTTGA
- a CDS encoding HNH endonuclease — protein sequence MIFDYPSQRTERTHGPSGYSTYESYRPWLRDEFTFRCVYCLKREMWGQVTCEFELDHFEPQSVVPDRELDYFNLIYACSRCNSVKLNQGISDPLKILTSNFVVVLPDGALVSDNLDAKRIISQIDLDSPKLRSWRVMWMRIVDLANERDANLYQQLTGFPPDLPDLGRLRPPSNSRPQCIAMSWFAKRQLGHLPQSY from the coding sequence ATGATTTTTGACTATCCCAGCCAGCGAACGGAAAGAACTCATGGGCCTTCAGGGTACTCGACGTACGAATCGTATCGTCCCTGGTTGCGAGATGAATTCACTTTTCGTTGTGTCTACTGCCTGAAACGTGAAATGTGGGGGCAGGTCACTTGCGAGTTTGAGTTGGATCACTTCGAACCGCAATCGGTGGTACCGGATCGCGAACTCGACTATTTCAATTTGATCTACGCATGCAGTCGTTGTAACTCGGTCAAACTAAATCAAGGCATCAGTGATCCACTTAAAATATTGACATCTAACTTCGTAGTTGTGCTACCAGATGGTGCTCTGGTCAGCGACAATCTCGATGCGAAACGTATCATTTCACAGATCGACCTCGACTCTCCAAAGCTGCGAAGCTGGCGAGTCATGTGGATGCGGATCGTCGATTTAGCAAATGAGCGTGATGCTAACCTGTATCAACAGCTCACTGGCTTTCCTCCTGACTTACCTGATCTTGGGAGATTGCGTCCCCCAAGCAATTCTCGTCCCCAATGTATCGCAATGAGCTGGTTCGCGAAGCGGCAGCTAGGACATCTCCCGCAATCCTACTGA
- a CDS encoding terminase gpA endonuclease subunit yields MPSDPRKLKPSELCRLLNSTPLGEVISERQLYRHRQRAGARIGDNKTVDLLRYCAWMHVVRHTPKQNSGVDSYEAMKERARARNAALALAGRDIGELPEVENTDRKDRASRDFRYFCETYFPLTFHLAWSPDHIKVINKIEQAVVHGGLFALAMARGSGKSSIAEVACIWAVLYGHRNFVCLIGSDEGHACDMLDSIKTELDSNELLLADFPEVCFPIQALDGISNRANGQLYKGKRTQIGWTAKEVVLPTIEGSSASGAIIKVAGLTGRIRGMKFKRPDGRTVRPSLVVLDDPQTDESARSLSQCANRESILAGAVLGLAGLGKKISGIMPCTVIRPGDMADNILDRNRHPEWNGERTKMVYSFPTNETLWQRYAEIRAEGMRNGDGGESATEFYRQNKETMDQGAVIAWPERYNHDELSAIQHAMNLKLQDEAAFFAEYQNDPRQEETVTDGMLTAVEVARKINRLDRGSVSIAANHLTAFIDVQQSLLFYLVAAWEDDFTGYILDYGCYPDQQRSYFTLRDARQTLATTAVGTGLEGAIYAGLESLTSSLLDREWQRDDGAAMRIGRCLIDANWGQSTDVIYQFCRQSKHAAVIMPSHGRFVGASSQPFSEYRRRPGDRVGLNWRVPTIHGKRAIRHVLYDTNWWKSFLNARLRVAMGDRGCLSIFGNNPETHRMLSEHLTSEYFIKTEGRGRIVDEWKQRPEQPDNHWFDCLVGSAVAASMQGCILLGTNTVAVANGGRISFKDMQQKKRN; encoded by the coding sequence ATGCCATCTGATCCTCGAAAACTCAAACCGAGCGAGCTTTGTCGTTTGCTCAACTCAACGCCGCTAGGCGAGGTAATCAGCGAGCGGCAGTTGTATCGTCATCGGCAACGCGCCGGCGCCCGTATCGGTGATAACAAGACGGTCGATCTGCTTCGCTACTGCGCCTGGATGCACGTCGTACGCCATACTCCCAAACAAAACTCAGGTGTCGATTCATACGAAGCGATGAAGGAGCGAGCTCGGGCACGCAATGCAGCGCTCGCGCTAGCCGGCCGTGACATCGGTGAGCTACCAGAGGTCGAGAACACAGATCGTAAAGATCGCGCATCGCGTGACTTCCGATACTTTTGTGAGACGTACTTTCCGCTGACATTTCACCTCGCTTGGTCGCCGGACCATATCAAAGTCATCAACAAGATTGAGCAAGCGGTTGTGCACGGAGGGCTATTTGCACTCGCAATGGCCCGAGGCAGTGGTAAGAGCTCCATTGCCGAAGTCGCTTGTATCTGGGCCGTTCTCTATGGGCATCGTAACTTCGTCTGTCTGATCGGTAGCGACGAGGGCCACGCCTGCGACATGCTCGATTCGATCAAAACCGAACTGGATAGCAACGAATTGCTCTTAGCCGACTTTCCCGAGGTTTGCTTTCCGATCCAAGCCCTAGATGGAATTTCGAATCGCGCGAACGGGCAACTTTACAAAGGCAAACGCACGCAGATCGGATGGACGGCGAAAGAGGTTGTGCTGCCGACCATCGAAGGTAGCAGTGCCAGCGGTGCGATTATCAAAGTCGCCGGCCTAACCGGCCGCATCCGAGGGATGAAGTTCAAACGCCCCGATGGCAGGACAGTGCGTCCAAGCCTCGTGGTGCTCGATGACCCGCAAACAGATGAGAGTGCCCGTTCACTTTCGCAATGTGCAAATCGTGAGAGCATTCTCGCGGGTGCGGTCCTCGGCTTGGCCGGACTTGGGAAGAAGATTTCAGGAATCATGCCCTGCACAGTCATTCGCCCGGGCGACATGGCAGACAACATTCTGGATCGCAACCGCCATCCCGAATGGAATGGCGAACGAACCAAAATGGTCTATTCGTTTCCCACCAACGAAACCTTATGGCAGCGCTATGCTGAAATCCGGGCCGAAGGGATGCGAAACGGGGATGGTGGTGAATCGGCAACCGAATTCTATCGTCAAAACAAAGAGACCATGGATCAAGGGGCAGTCATCGCTTGGCCCGAACGTTACAACCATGATGAGTTGTCAGCTATTCAGCACGCGATGAACCTGAAACTGCAAGACGAAGCTGCCTTCTTTGCGGAGTATCAAAACGATCCTCGGCAGGAAGAAACCGTGACCGACGGTATGCTTACGGCTGTAGAGGTTGCACGCAAAATCAATCGCTTGGACCGAGGATCCGTATCGATCGCCGCTAATCACCTGACGGCATTCATTGACGTCCAGCAGAGCTTGCTCTTCTATCTTGTGGCGGCTTGGGAGGACGATTTCACTGGTTACATTTTGGATTACGGTTGCTACCCTGACCAGCAGAGGTCCTATTTCACCCTGCGAGATGCGCGACAAACGCTCGCAACAACGGCGGTTGGAACGGGGCTCGAGGGTGCGATTTATGCTGGACTCGAATCATTGACATCGAGCTTGCTTGATCGCGAGTGGCAGCGTGACGATGGTGCGGCGATGCGCATTGGTCGCTGTTTGATCGACGCCAACTGGGGACAGTCGACCGATGTGATCTACCAGTTTTGCCGGCAATCCAAGCACGCCGCTGTAATCATGCCCAGCCACGGGCGATTCGTGGGTGCCTCAAGCCAACCGTTCAGCGAATATCGACGCAGGCCGGGTGATAGAGTTGGACTCAACTGGCGCGTGCCCACAATCCACGGCAAGCGAGCAATTCGTCACGTTCTTTACGATACCAATTGGTGGAAATCATTCCTCAACGCCCGACTGCGTGTCGCCATGGGGGATCGGGGATGTTTGTCGATCTTTGGAAACAATCCGGAGACCCACCGCATGCTCTCCGAGCATCTAACGTCAGAGTATTTTATTAAAACCGAAGGACGCGGCCGCATTGTCGACGAATGGAAGCAACGACCCGAGCAACCCGACAACCACTGGTTCGACTGCCTTGTGGGTTCCGCAGTTGCGGCATCGATGCAAGGCTGCATTCTACTTGGCACAAACACCGTCGCGGTAGCGAACGGAGGCCGTATCAGTTTCAAGGACATGCAACAAAAAAAACGAAACTGA
- a CDS encoding winged helix-turn-helix domain-containing protein, protein MAANHGQELGDTSMKKADVKIGGKYYANVSGNRCEIRIEAEKPRGGWDATNLATGKKILIKSAQRLQGEVVTRAGQAKVTTEGNVTVVENEPAAVESFGETATKVAVLKKPRKAKPAATESTATETEATGEKRMSCIDAALKVLAESPEPMNTQEMIAAMEAKGYWSSPGGKTPHATLYSVILRDLSKGDASRFVKTERGRFTLSQK, encoded by the coding sequence ATGGCAGCCAACCACGGACAAGAATTGGGGGATACAAGCATGAAGAAGGCAGATGTGAAGATCGGCGGAAAGTACTACGCCAATGTTTCGGGCAACCGATGCGAAATCCGAATCGAAGCGGAGAAGCCTCGCGGCGGTTGGGATGCAACGAATCTTGCCACGGGCAAGAAGATCCTCATCAAAAGCGCCCAGCGTCTTCAAGGGGAGGTAGTCACACGCGCCGGACAGGCGAAGGTTACCACCGAGGGTAATGTCACCGTAGTCGAGAATGAGCCGGCAGCTGTCGAATCGTTCGGAGAGACTGCGACCAAGGTTGCCGTTCTGAAGAAGCCTCGTAAAGCCAAACCTGCGGCAACCGAATCGACAGCGACCGAAACGGAGGCGACTGGGGAAAAGCGAATGAGTTGTATCGACGCGGCCTTGAAGGTTCTCGCCGAATCCCCCGAACCAATGAATACGCAGGAGATGATCGCTGCCATGGAGGCGAAAGGGTATTGGTCGAGCCCCGGAGGAAAGACACCCCACGCGACCCTTTACAGTGTGATCCTTCGAGACCTTTCGAAAGGGGACGCGAGCCGGTTCGTGAAGACCGAGAGAGGTCGCTTTACTCTTTCCCAAAAGTAA
- a CDS encoding DNA modification methylase, producing the protein MTTTALQIEMWTLDRVRPYENNPRNNDKAVDAVAASIKEYGFSQPIVVDSDCVIIVGHTRLKAAQKLGLDRVPVVVASHLTPDQVRAYRIADNKTAEIAEWNYDLLPIELSALQEANYDLGLLGFNADELAKLMDTAVNEGLTDPDEIPAPPDEAITKPGDLWILGNHRLLCGDSSSPADLDRLLAGNAIHLCNTDPPYNVKVEPRSNNAIAAGLSSFTNDAASGKLKQGQGNAASFGIDHETGKPKHAATHKKLRPKDRPLANDFVSDNEFDRLLDAWFGNIAHVLLPGRCFYIWGGYANCGNYPPFLAKHGLYFSQSIIWDKQHPVLTRKDFMGAHEWAFYGWKEGAGHKYYGPNNATDLWQVKKVNPQSMIHLTEKPVELAVRAMQYSSVPGENVLDLFGGSGSTLIGAEQCGRNAFLMELDCLYADVIVDRYQRFTGKPAILERTGDSPIPMKPREEKTR; encoded by the coding sequence ATGACTACCACAGCTTTGCAGATTGAAATGTGGACACTCGATCGAGTCCGTCCCTACGAAAATAATCCTCGCAACAACGACAAGGCGGTCGATGCCGTCGCAGCTTCGATTAAGGAGTATGGCTTCTCGCAGCCAATTGTTGTCGACAGCGATTGCGTCATCATTGTCGGGCATACGCGATTGAAAGCTGCGCAGAAGCTCGGGCTGGATCGGGTGCCCGTTGTCGTTGCTTCGCATCTAACTCCCGATCAAGTTCGCGCATACCGGATCGCCGACAACAAAACCGCTGAGATCGCGGAATGGAACTACGATCTGTTGCCGATCGAATTATCGGCTTTGCAGGAAGCCAACTACGATCTTGGGTTGCTTGGATTCAATGCCGATGAGCTTGCCAAGCTGATGGACACCGCAGTCAACGAAGGTTTGACCGATCCCGACGAGATTCCTGCACCTCCCGATGAAGCGATCACGAAGCCAGGCGATCTTTGGATCCTTGGCAACCACCGGTTGCTCTGCGGAGATTCGTCATCGCCGGCAGACTTGGATCGCTTGTTGGCCGGCAATGCCATCCATCTCTGTAACACAGACCCACCCTACAATGTGAAGGTGGAACCTCGATCGAACAACGCGATCGCTGCTGGCTTGTCCTCGTTCACGAACGACGCTGCGTCGGGGAAACTCAAGCAAGGCCAAGGCAACGCCGCTTCGTTCGGTATTGATCATGAGACAGGCAAACCGAAGCATGCCGCAACGCACAAGAAGCTACGACCGAAGGATCGCCCCCTCGCAAATGACTTTGTCAGCGACAACGAGTTCGATCGACTCCTCGATGCGTGGTTCGGTAACATTGCGCACGTCTTGTTGCCCGGCCGGTGTTTCTACATCTGGGGTGGCTACGCCAATTGCGGTAACTACCCACCGTTCCTCGCCAAGCATGGTTTGTACTTCTCGCAGTCGATCATCTGGGACAAACAGCATCCCGTTTTGACTCGCAAGGATTTCATGGGGGCGCATGAGTGGGCGTTCTACGGATGGAAGGAAGGTGCGGGGCACAAATATTACGGGCCCAACAATGCGACCGACCTATGGCAAGTGAAGAAGGTCAATCCACAATCGATGATCCACCTTACCGAAAAGCCTGTCGAGCTAGCGGTGCGGGCGATGCAGTACTCTTCCGTGCCTGGCGAGAATGTTCTCGACTTGTTTGGTGGTAGCGGCTCGACCTTGATCGGCGCCGAGCAATGCGGTCGAAACGCATTCTTGATGGAGCTTGATTGCCTCTACGCGGACGTGATCGTCGATCGCTACCAGCGCTTTACCGGCAAGCCGGCGATCTTAGAACGGACGGGGGACTCACCAATCCCCATGAAGCCGCGTGAGGAGAAAACGAGATGA
- a CDS encoding type II toxin-antitoxin system VapC family toxin, with the protein MLKRIADVSDSNVFITIISFHEIVSGWTKYVKQSNDPRKIVAGYARLEQILNDFSCSQVLPFSLAASEVFEDLKRTKIRVATMDLRIASIAISQQMTVVTRNTVDYARIPGLVLQDWTTAVS; encoded by the coding sequence GTGCTCAAAAGAATTGCAGATGTCAGCGATTCGAATGTATTCATAACCATCATCTCTTTTCATGAGATTGTTTCTGGTTGGACAAAGTACGTGAAACAATCGAACGATCCTCGGAAGATCGTTGCAGGGTATGCGCGTCTCGAACAAATATTGAATGACTTCTCTTGCTCTCAAGTTCTTCCGTTTAGCCTCGCTGCATCTGAGGTGTTTGAAGATCTCAAGCGAACGAAGATTCGTGTGGCGACGATGGATCTTCGAATTGCCTCGATCGCAATCAGTCAGCAGATGACTGTTGTAACTCGCAATACAGTTGATTATGCGCGTATTCCGGGATTGGTTCTTCAAGACTGGACCACCGCCGTCTCTTGA
- a CDS encoding phage/plasmid primase, P4 family: MSSVPQPPLEAIERNCPGCIRDRNQWVAWKYVERGGKPTKAPLNPHNGSLASSTDASTWGTFAEAIEACRRNGSLAGVGFVFTADDPYCGVDLDDSVEESTGQLKPWAQQIVDRLDSYTEISPSGSGLKVFIKANKPGSRCRKAYEDGEVEIYDRDRFFTVTGNRLPSVPGDVNVRQESLDAVYSQVFGNDDPGTSAIPSNSRGPQPSGSESVLLSDDEIIALACKRRSTGMKFQALWNGDWNSHFNSASEADSSMVFTLAYFTKDAAQIDRIFRRSQLMREKWDQKHGSESYGQRTIAKALSKVTKQYEPKTKRPSAPKQGIQPPSNLGFPKTAIDWDFKSDQTENAMAVEFIDGNQAKLRYVPSWKKWLAWDGKRWKVDIDQSRTTRLARRLVRNYWDRLSAIPTDKQQKEWADFCRWANRKTTIENVVSLARCDGRTTIDHEQLNQNSYFLNLQNGTLDLSNWEFRDHRQTDSITQIANVAYDPKAQCPKWRAFIDLIFGSDDEAKRYIQALLGYSCSGDVGEHILPICYGSGANGKSTLWNAIVELLGDYAMLAPSKLLLGTTNEHDTVIASLYQRRLVAISEPDEGSKLREARVKELTGDEQITARRMREDYWSFRRTHKFWLSTNNLPQINGTDEGIWRRIKLIPFRVDLRQVTEPIPDYHKLLVHEEGPGILNWLLEGFKDWRSNGFIEPKSVINETMSYRGKSDEIGRFIDDCCNVAPELVVVSSDLYHAYRQWGGEQSQTRFSTAMQARFVCVKRTFGRLRNKRVFEGISVAEMDELE, encoded by the coding sequence TTGAGTTCTGTACCGCAACCACCTCTTGAAGCCATTGAACGAAATTGTCCCGGATGCATTCGCGATCGCAATCAGTGGGTTGCTTGGAAGTATGTCGAACGCGGAGGTAAGCCGACCAAGGCTCCCCTCAATCCGCATAACGGTTCATTAGCTTCATCAACCGACGCATCCACCTGGGGAACCTTCGCTGAAGCAATCGAGGCTTGCCGGCGCAACGGTTCTTTGGCCGGCGTTGGCTTCGTATTCACGGCTGACGATCCGTACTGCGGTGTGGATCTCGACGATTCGGTCGAAGAATCAACGGGGCAGTTGAAACCGTGGGCTCAGCAGATCGTTGATCGCCTCGATAGCTATACGGAGATCAGTCCTTCGGGTTCGGGTTTGAAGGTATTCATCAAAGCCAATAAGCCAGGCTCTCGGTGTCGAAAGGCATACGAAGATGGTGAGGTCGAGATTTATGACCGCGATCGCTTCTTCACAGTGACCGGAAATCGCCTTCCAAGTGTTCCTGGAGATGTCAACGTTCGCCAAGAGTCGCTCGATGCCGTTTACTCGCAGGTGTTCGGCAATGACGATCCAGGAACGAGCGCGATTCCCAGTAACAGTCGAGGTCCGCAGCCGAGTGGTAGCGAATCGGTGTTGTTGAGCGACGACGAGATCATTGCGCTTGCTTGCAAGCGCCGCTCAACGGGAATGAAATTTCAAGCCCTATGGAATGGCGATTGGAACTCGCACTTCAACTCCGCCAGCGAAGCCGACTCATCGATGGTCTTCACCTTGGCATATTTCACGAAGGATGCTGCTCAGATCGACCGTATCTTCAGGCGTTCTCAGTTGATGCGGGAAAAGTGGGATCAGAAGCATGGTAGCGAAAGTTATGGTCAACGGACCATCGCCAAAGCTCTTAGCAAGGTCACGAAGCAGTACGAGCCTAAGACAAAGCGTCCTTCCGCACCCAAACAAGGAATTCAGCCGCCATCCAACCTGGGCTTTCCCAAGACTGCGATCGATTGGGATTTCAAAAGCGACCAGACCGAAAATGCGATGGCTGTGGAATTCATCGACGGGAATCAAGCGAAACTGCGTTACGTTCCCTCGTGGAAGAAATGGCTTGCATGGGACGGGAAGCGATGGAAGGTCGACATCGATCAAAGTCGGACGACTCGCTTAGCGCGGAGGCTTGTTCGAAACTATTGGGATCGCTTGTCGGCCATTCCAACTGACAAGCAACAAAAGGAATGGGCGGATTTCTGTCGCTGGGCAAACCGCAAGACCACGATCGAGAATGTCGTGTCTCTAGCCCGCTGCGATGGGAGGACGACGATCGATCATGAACAGTTGAACCAGAACTCTTACTTTTTGAATCTCCAAAACGGAACGCTTGATCTATCAAACTGGGAATTTCGAGACCATCGCCAGACGGATTCGATCACGCAGATCGCCAATGTGGCGTATGATCCCAAAGCGCAATGTCCCAAGTGGCGAGCGTTCATCGATTTGATCTTCGGAAGCGACGATGAGGCGAAGCGGTATATCCAAGCATTGTTGGGTTACTCGTGCTCCGGTGATGTCGGTGAGCACATCCTGCCGATTTGCTATGGCTCGGGCGCCAACGGTAAGTCAACGCTTTGGAACGCGATCGTTGAGTTGCTGGGCGACTACGCCATGCTGGCACCCAGCAAATTATTGCTAGGCACTACGAACGAACATGACACCGTTATCGCATCGCTTTACCAGCGGCGTTTGGTGGCTATCAGCGAGCCCGATGAAGGATCAAAGCTGCGCGAAGCCCGAGTGAAGGAGCTCACGGGAGACGAGCAGATTACCGCGAGACGGATGCGAGAGGATTATTGGAGTTTCCGTCGTACTCATAAGTTTTGGCTGAGTACCAACAATCTGCCGCAGATCAACGGAACGGACGAAGGTATCTGGCGGCGCATCAAGCTCATCCCATTCCGTGTCGACCTCCGGCAAGTCACCGAGCCCATCCCGGACTATCACAAGCTTCTAGTACACGAAGAAGGGCCAGGGATTCTGAACTGGCTACTCGAGGGGTTTAAAGACTGGAGATCCAACGGGTTCATCGAGCCGAAATCGGTGATCAACGAGACGATGTCTTACCGCGGGAAGTCGGATGAGATCGGTCGCTTCATCGACGACTGTTGCAACGTCGCACCAGAGCTAGTCGTCGTCTCTAGCGACCTCTATCACGCCTACAGGCAGTGGGGTGGTGAGCAGTCGCAGACCCGTTTTTCGACCGCGATGCAGGCGCGGTTTGTGTGCGTTAAACGCACCTTTGGACGCCTCCGAAACAAGCGTGTCTTCGAGGGCATTTCAGTCGCAGAAATGGATGAATTGGAGTAA
- a CDS encoding radical SAM protein: protein MIELPNLEFHAAHACNLYCAQCSHYSNFHAGGIVSLDEARANFDSWKGRLAPKRIAILGGEPTLNPELISIIELARQSFPNAEGLFVTNGFFLDRHPDLPRVLIDNRFRMDVSQHGRAPEYMKRFRIIRQHLRQWQTEYSDLQINIRKSHRGWRQQYRMIEGKPMPFDSDPRAAWNICLQKSCTQLYKTCLWKCPALAYHAIMSRKLNLANEPAWQRFRDYQACPPTATDFQVLDFLSTSEIPQCSYCPVRRIQFHHRDPTIA from the coding sequence ATGATCGAGCTACCCAACCTCGAGTTCCATGCAGCACATGCGTGCAATCTCTATTGCGCGCAGTGCTCGCATTATTCAAACTTCCACGCCGGCGGAATCGTCAGTCTCGATGAGGCACGCGCAAACTTCGACTCGTGGAAAGGCCGACTCGCGCCCAAGCGGATAGCCATTCTCGGTGGCGAACCAACGCTCAATCCGGAGTTGATTTCAATCATCGAGCTTGCAAGACAGTCGTTCCCAAACGCCGAAGGACTGTTCGTAACGAACGGATTCTTCCTGGATCGTCATCCCGACTTGCCTCGAGTTCTGATCGACAACCGCTTCCGCATGGATGTGTCGCAGCATGGACGTGCGCCGGAGTACATGAAGCGGTTTCGAATCATCCGCCAGCACCTTCGCCAATGGCAGACCGAGTATTCAGATCTGCAAATCAACATCCGCAAATCCCACCGCGGTTGGCGACAACAATACCGCATGATCGAAGGCAAGCCGATGCCCTTCGACAGCGATCCACGAGCCGCCTGGAACATCTGTCTCCAAAAGTCCTGCACCCAGCTCTATAAAACCTGCTTATGGAAATGTCCCGCACTCGCTTACCACGCCATCATGTCCCGCAAGCTGAACCTTGCTAACGAACCCGCTTGGCAACGCTTCCGCGACTACCAAGCCTGTCCGCCAACCGCCACGGACTTCCAGGTCCTCGACTTCCTCTCGACCAGTGAAATCCCACAGTGCAGCTACTGCCCTGTGAGAAGAATCCAATTCCACCATCGCGATCCAACGATCGCATAA